In Acidobacteriota bacterium, one genomic interval encodes:
- a CDS encoding Gfo/Idh/MocA family oxidoreductase has product MKQEKTTRRKFVTSTAGMTLGAMILPRHVLGGVGYTAPSDKLNLAIIGCGGQGASDATELVNGGENIVALADVDFGYVDKAVAKSTNNGQNQERVKLQEAYNKAKRYDDYRKMLDQQKDIDAVVVATPDHIHAIAAKHSLEAGKHVYCEKPLTWSVNEARVLRETAAKYPKQVTQMGNQGHSNDEARLINEWIQAGVIGTVKDVYVWTNRPIWPQGVPRPAKVPVNPEGGGFGNDWTSRLLSKATANALSEYTEKPSTLNWDLYLGPSPEVEYHPIYHPFNWRGWVNWGTGALGDMGAHLIDHPYWALNLRYPEWIEATSSPWGEDNKRNPVSHPLTTQVVYQFPARGNQPPVRMIWCDGGLMAPRPPFLPDNITLERGGGVAIIGSKGTLLHDTYGEKPRIYPESLMENTKKVPQKYERVAFRNEKGRPLHRMQFANTCKGKTKQVCPFEYASRLTETMLLGIVALKTGQGKLIRWDGEAGRVTNNDSANQYLGREYRKGWTL; this is encoded by the coding sequence ATGAAACAGGAAAAAACCACACGACGGAAGTTTGTCACAAGCACGGCTGGAATGACTTTGGGGGCGATGATTTTGCCACGTCACGTGCTCGGCGGAGTCGGTTACACAGCACCCAGCGATAAGCTGAACCTGGCGATCATTGGTTGCGGTGGACAAGGCGCATCCGATGCCACGGAATTGGTCAATGGTGGAGAAAATATCGTCGCGCTGGCCGACGTGGACTTCGGTTACGTTGACAAAGCCGTCGCCAAAAGCACCAACAACGGCCAGAATCAGGAACGCGTCAAATTGCAGGAAGCTTATAACAAGGCCAAGCGCTACGACGATTACCGCAAAATGCTCGACCAGCAAAAGGACATTGACGCGGTCGTTGTCGCCACGCCGGATCACATTCACGCCATTGCCGCCAAACATTCGCTGGAAGCAGGCAAACACGTCTATTGCGAAAAACCGCTGACCTGGTCGGTCAATGAAGCGCGCGTGTTGCGCGAAACAGCAGCCAAATATCCCAAACAGGTTACCCAGATGGGCAATCAGGGGCATTCCAACGACGAAGCTCGTTTGATCAATGAATGGATTCAAGCAGGCGTCATCGGAACGGTCAAAGATGTGTATGTTTGGACGAATCGTCCGATCTGGCCGCAAGGCGTTCCGCGTCCGGCCAAAGTTCCGGTCAATCCGGAAGGCGGCGGCTTCGGCAACGATTGGACGTCGCGGTTGCTGAGCAAAGCGACGGCGAATGCGCTGAGCGAATATACCGAAAAACCATCCACGCTGAATTGGGATTTATATCTTGGCCCTTCCCCGGAAGTGGAATATCACCCGATTTACCATCCGTTCAATTGGCGTGGTTGGGTCAACTGGGGAACCGGAGCGCTGGGCGATATGGGCGCTCACCTGATTGATCATCCATACTGGGCGCTCAATTTGCGTTATCCCGAATGGATTGAAGCAACCTCTTCTCCCTGGGGCGAAGATAACAAGCGCAACCCGGTTAGCCACCCGTTGACCACGCAAGTGGTTTATCAATTCCCTGCTCGCGGGAATCAACCGCCCGTGCGGATGATCTGGTGCGACGGAGGCTTGATGGCTCCGCGTCCGCCGTTCCTGCCGGACAATATCACGCTGGAACGCGGCGGCGGCGTGGCGATCATCGGATCGAAAGGCACGCTGCTGCACGATACTTACGGTGAAAAGCCGCGCATTTATCCCGAAAGTCTGATGGAAAACACCAAGAAAGTGCCGCAGAAATATGAACGCGTCGCGTTCCGAAATGAAAAAGGCAGACCGTTGCACCGCATGCAGTTCGCCAATACGTGCAAGGGCAAAACAAAACAGGTTTGCCCATTCGAGTACGCTTCGCGCCTGACGGAAACCATGCTGCTCGGCATCGTCGCGTTGAAAACCGGTCAGGGCAAACTGATTCGCTGGGACGGCGAAGCTGGCCGCGTGACCAACAACGACAGCGCCAATCAGTACCTGGGCCGCGAATACCGCAAAGGCTGGACGCTGTAA